A single uncultured Acetobacterium sp. DNA region contains:
- a CDS encoding molybdopterin dinucleotide binding domain-containing protein, protein MKMVGSQYTFNPTGLEFMGLFGAVGNLIGKQGYWIDPDDEESEVLVVWGCNSYVSHQIHSEGRKATREISEDPDKMYIVVDPRLSETAHIADMHVALRPGTDALLIRAMIALILQEGWQNQEYLNKHVSDFDKVKPWFVNVDIEESCRVCEVSYDQVKELCRLLTTRKWSLHADLGVYMGRHNTMSISLLFDLMAVCGILLVSGGSIVWGGIVPFGEDTFENDPNVWRTLATDQFPVTGIFPASALPAEILNDHPSRIRALLVSMSNPVRSFPDTKAQEEAYSKLDLMVVSEICMTETAKYAHYVLPSMTAYESYDFSVIQCSYPEIYQSMKHPVVQPEGERMDGGEFWLRLADAMRYIPAIPDSLYEAAKNKSRMEYFSELMGFVMSSPEKLMPVLFFIIGKTLGAAMGSVKKAGLWAVCMFAPKEFQEGVPAAGYTPGPGMMDEVFQTVCDHPEGVLIAKEQRGDNFKWVAHEDEKLHLYVDVLDEYIKDITPEKEEQALKLPEEFPLILSAGRHADGGHNGYMRNPDTYAYRNPCTLAIHPIDGDMLGLKDGQMTRVTTEAGSVEVEAEFTYQTREGYVIIPHHYGFDFNEKRYGVEINKLTNLKNIEKVTGNPIWRYVPCRVEGL, encoded by the coding sequence ATGAAGATGGTAGGGTCACAATATACTTTTAATCCAACGGGGCTTGAATTTATGGGGCTTTTTGGGGCGGTGGGTAATTTAATCGGTAAACAAGGCTATTGGATTGATCCAGACGATGAAGAAAGTGAAGTATTGGTCGTGTGGGGTTGCAATTCCTATGTCAGTCATCAGATACATAGTGAAGGTCGGAAAGCCACCCGTGAAATTTCTGAAGACCCTGATAAAATGTATATTGTTGTTGACCCCCGGCTCTCCGAGACAGCACATATAGCAGATATGCATGTCGCCTTACGCCCTGGTACCGATGCTTTGCTGATACGTGCCATGATTGCCCTGATATTACAAGAAGGGTGGCAGAATCAGGAATATTTAAACAAGCATGTCAGCGACTTTGACAAGGTAAAACCGTGGTTTGTGAATGTTGATATCGAAGAATCCTGCCGTGTTTGCGAGGTTTCTTACGATCAGGTGAAAGAATTATGCCGCCTTCTCACGACCCGAAAATGGAGCCTGCATGCGGATCTTGGGGTTTACATGGGTCGTCACAATACGATGAGCATCAGTTTGTTATTTGATTTAATGGCTGTTTGTGGAATACTGCTAGTATCGGGAGGTTCTATCGTGTGGGGCGGAATTGTTCCTTTTGGAGAAGATACTTTCGAAAATGATCCCAACGTGTGGCGGACACTGGCAACCGATCAGTTCCCGGTTACCGGTATTTTCCCGGCATCGGCGCTGCCAGCTGAGATTCTGAACGATCATCCCAGTCGGATCCGGGCGTTGCTTGTGTCAATGAGTAATCCGGTACGTTCTTTTCCTGATACAAAAGCACAGGAAGAAGCCTATTCCAAACTTGATCTAATGGTCGTAAGCGAAATATGCATGACGGAAACTGCAAAGTATGCACATTACGTCCTTCCCTCAATGACCGCTTATGAATCTTATGATTTCAGTGTTATCCAATGTTCTTATCCAGAAATATATCAATCGATGAAACACCCTGTTGTTCAACCAGAAGGTGAGCGAATGGATGGAGGGGAATTCTGGTTGCGATTGGCAGACGCGATGCGCTATATCCCGGCAATTCCTGATTCGCTTTATGAGGCGGCAAAGAACAAGTCCCGGATGGAATATTTTAGTGAATTGATGGGCTTTGTAATGAGTAGTCCAGAAAAATTGATGCCGGTATTATTTTTTATTATTGGAAAAACATTGGGCGCAGCCATGGGATCGGTAAAAAAAGCCGGGCTCTGGGCAGTGTGCATGTTTGCCCCGAAAGAGTTTCAGGAAGGTGTTCCTGCTGCCGGCTATACACCCGGTCCCGGCATGATGGATGAAGTTTTTCAAACTGTCTGCGACCACCCGGAAGGAGTGCTGATTGCTAAAGAGCAACGTGGTGATAACTTCAAATGGGTAGCGCATGAGGATGAAAAATTACATTTATACGTTGATGTCCTGGATGAATACATCAAGGACATCACACCTGAAAAAGAAGAACAGGCACTGAAACTACCGGAAGAATTTCCTCTTATTCTTAGTGCCGGGAGACATGCTGATGGCGGCCATAATGGCTATATGCGAAACCCCGATACCTATGCGTACCGTAATCCCTGTACGCTTGCTATCCATCCGATCGATGGCGATATGCTGGGGCTTAAAGACGGACAGATGACCAGAGTGACGACGGAAGCCGGCTCGGTCGAGGTCGAAGCAGAGTTCACCTACCAGACCCGTGAAGGTTATGTGATTATTCCGCATCATTATGGTTTTGATTTTAATGAAAAAAGGTATGGGGTGGAAATCAACAAGCTGACCAATTTAAAAAATATTGAAAAAGTGACAGGCAACCCCATCTGGCGATATGTTCCATGCAGAGTTGAAGGGTTATAA
- a CDS encoding NADH-ubiquinone oxidoreductase-F iron-sulfur binding region domain-containing protein → MEELRITLRNAGKINPEQIEDYTKVGGYTALKKARAMDRETLINMLEQSGKLRGRGGAGFNTGLKWSGAFNAKGTVKYVVCNADEGEPGTFKDRMIIESDPHTILEGLLIGAYAIGAKECYIYCRGEYDNSIRILRNAISQAEEKGICGDVKIRVHSGAGSYVCGEETALLNSLEGKRAEPRLKPPFPTVAGFNAKPTIVNNVETFATVPVIIEKGTDWFGSVGSEKYPGTKVFSLSGDIVNKGCFEAETNVKLRDIIDGFGGGVANGKQLKAVQLGGSSCGFLKPEQLDTPVDLDSMRAIGGTLGSGAVLVIDDSHNMVDILVGIAKFFNHESCGKCTPCREGTLRVAELIEKISAGNGSSKDLAEIKLLSDYMNWSAFCPLGQSATAAITSAMSLFPDDFSAKMAKEV, encoded by the coding sequence ATGGAAGAATTAAGAATTACATTACGTAATGCGGGAAAAATAAATCCCGAACAGATTGAGGATTATACCAAAGTTGGTGGATATACGGCGCTAAAAAAAGCAAGAGCAATGGATCGCGAGACACTCATCAATATGCTGGAACAATCCGGAAAACTGCGTGGCCGTGGTGGCGCCGGATTTAATACCGGACTGAAATGGAGTGGCGCATTTAATGCCAAAGGGACTGTAAAATATGTGGTTTGTAATGCTGATGAAGGCGAACCGGGTACGTTTAAAGACCGGATGATCATCGAGTCTGATCCCCATACGATTCTGGAAGGTTTGTTAATTGGTGCATATGCCATTGGTGCAAAAGAGTGTTATATTTATTGTCGCGGTGAATACGATAACAGTATCCGGATTCTGCGAAATGCCATCTCCCAGGCAGAAGAAAAAGGGATTTGCGGGGACGTAAAAATTCGCGTTCATTCCGGTGCCGGTTCTTATGTGTGTGGCGAAGAAACCGCACTTTTAAATTCGCTGGAAGGCAAGCGGGCTGAGCCGAGATTAAAACCACCATTTCCGACAGTCGCTGGTTTTAATGCAAAGCCGACAATTGTAAACAATGTTGAAACCTTTGCGACAGTACCCGTTATTATCGAAAAAGGAACTGATTGGTTCGGCTCAGTAGGTTCAGAGAAATATCCGGGGACAAAAGTATTTTCTTTAAGTGGGGATATTGTCAATAAAGGGTGTTTTGAAGCAGAAACCAATGTAAAACTACGCGATATCATTGATGGTTTTGGTGGTGGTGTTGCAAATGGCAAGCAATTAAAGGCCGTCCAACTTGGTGGAAGTTCTTGTGGATTTTTAAAACCGGAACAATTAGATACACCGGTGGATCTCGATTCGATGCGTGCGATTGGAGGCACGCTCGGTTCAGGAGCGGTGCTCGTCATTGACGACAGTCACAATATGGTCGACATACTGGTCGGTATTGCGAAGTTTTTTAATCATGAGTCATGCGGAAAATGTACGCCATGCCGTGAAGGTACCCTTAGGGTTGCCGAACTGATCGAAAAAATCTCAGCTGGAAACGGAAGCAGCAAAGATCTAGCAGAAATTAAATTGTTGTCGGACTATATGAACTGGTCGGCCTTCTGCCCGTTGGGCCAGTCTGCTACAGCAGCAATAACCAGTGCAATGTCACTTTTCCCTGATGATTTCAGTGCGAAAATGGCTAAGGAGGTGTAA
- a CDS encoding molybdopterin-dependent oxidoreductase — protein MGKLEKTSCTFCGTHCGLEMEIENNQIINVRPDPDSPRTKGYCCRKGRTSKYFQHNPDRLNYPLKRVGSEFVRISWEQAFTEISEKLSKILDESGPRAVARVGSAGAAC, from the coding sequence ATGGGTAAGTTAGAAAAAACCAGCTGCACTTTTTGTGGAACACATTGCGGTCTGGAAATGGAAATTGAAAACAACCAGATCATTAATGTAAGACCAGATCCAGATAGTCCCAGGACCAAAGGCTATTGTTGTCGAAAAGGAAGAACATCCAAGTATTTCCAGCACAATCCTGACCGTTTGAACTATCCACTAAAACGGGTCGGTTCGGAATTTGTTCGAATTTCCTGGGAGCAGGCATTTACAGAAATTTCAGAAAAATTGAGCAAAATTCTGGATGAATCTGGGCCAAGGGCTGTCGCACGAGTAGGAAGCGCCGGTGCAGCATGCTAG
- a CDS encoding NAD(P)H-dependent oxidoreductase subunit E, translated as MSAKYKSLIENTKKDGGIFDVLLAIQKESNYVTKAGILETAEAFGMSPAHVYDAASFYSMLRFEPPSLTEILICRGAPCHVAGSVEVIAAIEKEIGIKIGEKTDDGRYSFDYTECLGQCQAAPAVLVNGKLYTDITPEDIPVLLEKGGPEESWKN; from the coding sequence ATGAGTGCAAAATATAAATCATTAATAGAAAATACCAAAAAAGATGGGGGCATTTTTGATGTACTCCTGGCAATCCAAAAGGAAAGTAACTATGTGACAAAGGCTGGGATATTGGAAACGGCAGAAGCCTTTGGCATGTCACCTGCACATGTTTATGATGCGGCATCATTTTATAGCATGTTGAGATTTGAACCACCGAGTTTGACCGAGATTTTAATCTGCCGCGGTGCACCATGTCATGTGGCCGGTTCAGTTGAAGTGATTGCTGCAATTGAAAAGGAAATTGGCATCAAAATCGGAGAAAAAACAGACGATGGAAGATACTCCTTTGATTACACAGAATGCTTGGGGCAGTGCCAGGCAGCGCCTGCTGTTTTGGTAAATGGGAAACTATACACAGACATCACACCGGAAGACATACCTGTTTTACTTGAAAAAGGGGGTCCAGAAGAATCATGGAAGAATTAA